A DNA window from Dehalococcoidia bacterium contains the following coding sequences:
- a CDS encoding trypsin-like peptidase domain-containing protein produces the protein MAAASTCVLALACGFSSPAPAATPTPAPTEVPPTVAPVAPLPPQSQAGPSANGYQGPPGIMQLPSIADLVMGVQPAVVSIFVESVNQGLFFDFTDQGAGSGVIVRSDGYVVTNFHVIHDVVGIKVHLPDGETYDAEVVGWDVITDLAVLKIETEDNLPVIDWGDSDDIRVGDWVVAVGNALALKGGPTVTLGIVSARGRTVRTEREPLYDMIQTDAAINDGNSGGPLVDMDGEVIGISTAVERRAQGIGFAISSETALPIIDSLIEHGRVVRPLMGMHGEDVTPAIANRHDLSVDEGVVITRVSRAGPAFNAGLQVGDVILSLDGIPTSDMGGFLTLLWSYEVGDSLQVNYMRDNKQFETVVELIERP, from the coding sequence TTGGCCGCAGCGTCGACGTGCGTGCTCGCATTGGCATGCGGTTTCTCCTCACCTGCGCCGGCTGCCACTCCGACACCCGCGCCGACTGAGGTGCCGCCAACTGTGGCGCCAGTAGCTCCCCTTCCTCCGCAGTCGCAGGCGGGGCCCAGTGCCAATGGCTACCAGGGCCCACCTGGAATAATGCAGCTGCCCTCGATCGCCGATCTCGTCATGGGTGTTCAACCAGCCGTGGTCTCCATCTTCGTCGAGTCGGTCAATCAGGGGCTGTTCTTCGACTTCACGGACCAGGGGGCCGGCTCCGGAGTGATCGTGAGGTCTGACGGATACGTCGTCACGAACTTCCACGTGATCCATGACGTCGTTGGCATCAAGGTGCACCTGCCGGACGGCGAGACCTATGACGCCGAAGTCGTGGGCTGGGACGTCATTACTGATCTCGCGGTACTGAAGATAGAGACTGAAGACAATCTTCCCGTGATTGACTGGGGCGATTCAGACGACATTAGAGTCGGTGACTGGGTCGTTGCTGTAGGCAACGCTCTCGCGCTTAAGGGAGGCCCCACGGTCACCCTGGGAATCGTGAGTGCACGAGGGCGCACGGTGCGGACTGAAAGGGAACCGCTCTACGACATGATCCAGACCGACGCGGCCATCAACGACGGCAACAGTGGTGGGCCGCTGGTAGATATGGATGGCGAGGTCATTGGCATCAGCACCGCGGTGGAGCGGCGCGCCCAGGGAATCGGCTTCGCGATCAGCTCCGAGACGGCGCTTCCGATCATCGACAGCCTCATAGAACATGGGCGTGTGGTCAGGCCGCTGATGGGGATGCACGGAGAGGACGTTACGCCCGCCATAGCTAACAGACACGACCTGAGCGTCGATGAAGGCGTGGTGATCACCCGAGTCTCCAGGGCAGGCCCCGCGTTCAATGCGGGTCTCCAGGTCGGCGACGTGATTCTCAGCCTCGACGGGATTCCAACCTCAGATATGGGCGGGTTTCTCACGCTTCTGTGGAGCTACGAAGTTGGAGACTCGCTCCAGGTCAACTACATGCGAGACAACAAGCAGTTCGAGACGGTTGTTGAACTGATCGAGCGTCCGTAA
- a CDS encoding DUF362 domain-containing protein — translation MELAGVRSALPSGLETLLKINISWQHYYPACSSSPWQLDGVIRALKSAGYGRLTPVHNGTVVVDPREGAFNNKHEVVTESHGLDSVFLEDEEWIDFVPKSPMLVLDKVYPNGFKIPRMLMDKNIVHLPTVKTHVFTTMTGAMKNAFGGLLNYQRHWTHSVIHETLVDLLRIQKEIHPGIFAVTDGTFAGDGPGPRAMRWHTKNVILASADQVAIDAVSAKLMGFDPMSIPFIRIADEHGLGCGRFNEIDTVGDDIEEVSWGFSSLENTFASRGQKLIYWGPLKSLENILLRSFITPWAYAASNLYHNAYWLKVVGRKRVQEAMKTPWGRLFQEY, via the coding sequence ATGGAACTGGCCGGCGTACGGTCCGCGCTTCCTTCGGGTCTGGAGACCCTGCTCAAGATTAACATCTCCTGGCAGCACTACTACCCTGCCTGCTCTTCTTCGCCTTGGCAGTTGGACGGCGTCATCAGAGCGCTAAAGTCGGCGGGCTATGGCCGCCTTACCCCGGTCCACAACGGGACCGTGGTGGTCGACCCGAGAGAGGGCGCATTCAACAACAAGCACGAGGTCGTCACCGAGAGCCACGGACTGGATTCGGTATTCCTGGAAGACGAAGAGTGGATTGACTTCGTTCCGAAGTCCCCGATGCTGGTGCTCGACAAGGTCTACCCCAACGGATTCAAGATCCCGCGGATGCTGATGGACAAGAACATTGTGCATCTTCCGACGGTCAAGACGCATGTATTCACCACCATGACCGGCGCGATGAAGAACGCCTTCGGTGGCCTGTTGAACTACCAGCGTCACTGGACGCACTCGGTGATACATGAAACGCTGGTCGACCTCCTGCGAATACAGAAGGAGATACATCCAGGAATCTTCGCCGTTACAGATGGCACTTTCGCCGGGGACGGACCCGGACCCCGCGCCATGCGCTGGCACACCAAGAACGTGATCCTGGCATCAGCCGACCAGGTCGCGATTGATGCGGTTTCAGCGAAGCTAATGGGGTTCGATCCCATGTCGATACCCTTCATTCGAATCGCGGACGAGCATGGCCTCGGATGTGGCAGGTTCAACGAGATCGACACAGTCGGGGACGACATCGAAGAGGTGAGCTGGGGGTTCAGTTCCCTCGAGAACACCTTCGCAAGCCGCGGCCAGAAGCTAATCTACTGGGGGCCTCTCAAGTCCCTAGAGAACATCCTGCTGAGATCCTTCATCACCCCCTGGGCGTACGCTGCCTCGAACCTGTACCACAACGCCTACTGGCTCAAGGTGGTTGGCAGGAAGCGTGTGCAGGAGGCGATGAAGACGCCGTGGGGCCGGCTGTTCCAGGAGTACTGA
- a CDS encoding alpha/beta hydrolase, translating into MSGAYPEDKWVSVNGLWLHYLDWGGDRTKKPLILMHGIGGHAHQFDELAPHMTDKWHVVALDARGCGDSDWSREGYSAQSYASDVGLFAQATGLYPFDYYGHSQGSRMGMPLGAYYGHLIDGLVLGDYGPMPDPSPAGRDTAASRMQSGNRERPRGFFSDQMAFDWHREDDPKASDDQVWATVRHTYRTNWDGILVPKTDPEIRWLLGRTALKEGPFLWNCVERISCRTLVLRGEVSAVLDEPQARKMVATIPNGNGTFGEVPGVGHGLHNEDMEATVGIIREFFDNGS; encoded by the coding sequence ATGTCAGGTGCATATCCTGAAGACAAGTGGGTGTCGGTAAACGGACTGTGGCTCCATTACCTCGACTGGGGTGGCGACAGGACTAAGAAGCCTTTGATCCTGATGCATGGCATCGGTGGTCATGCACACCAGTTCGACGAGCTCGCTCCCCACATGACCGATAAGTGGCATGTAGTCGCGCTGGACGCCCGTGGATGCGGCGACAGTGACTGGAGCCGGGAGGGTTACTCAGCCCAGTCGTATGCCTCCGACGTTGGGCTATTCGCCCAGGCTACCGGCTTGTACCCCTTTGACTACTACGGGCACTCCCAAGGCTCCAGGATGGGAATGCCACTTGGAGCATACTACGGTCATCTCATCGATGGTCTGGTACTGGGTGACTACGGGCCGATGCCCGATCCCTCTCCCGCCGGAAGGGACACCGCCGCGTCGCGTATGCAGAGCGGCAACCGGGAGCGTCCAAGGGGTTTCTTCAGTGATCAGATGGCGTTCGACTGGCATCGTGAGGACGACCCCAAGGCCAGCGATGACCAAGTATGGGCGACAGTCAGACACACCTATCGCACTAACTGGGACGGGATTCTCGTGCCAAAGACCGATCCGGAAATCAGGTGGCTTCTGGGACGGACAGCGCTCAAGGAAGGACCCTTCCTGTGGAACTGCGTCGAGAGGATTAGCTGTCGGACCCTGGTGTTAAGAGGCGAGGTCAGTGCAGTGCTCGACGAGCCGCAGGCCCGAAAGATGGTGGCAACCATCCCAAATGGTAACGGCACCTTCGGTGAAGTCCCTGGAGTTGGTCACGGCCTCCACAATGAAGACATGGAAGCTACCGTAGGGATCATCCGAGAGTTCTTCGACAACGGCTCGTAG
- a CDS encoding DNA-3-methyladenine glycosylase 2 family protein, with translation MYTATHTFKPQPPYDFDASASFAVYGRSRYAADTFVDGVFARGLVVGGKSVALSVCSVGETESPELEVSLAGDELSADEQSRVLDVAIRSVGAHGNLHSFYESLDADDPMTEFAGQFRGLGIPQAATPFEGLVLSILGQQISNEVARVLRNLLVDTLGGSVSSEGSEYRIFPSPLTIAEAGTEVLRGIKFSARKAEYIVDISASVASGDLDLDAMADLSDESIVEELVKLRGVGPWTAHWLLIRAFDRPDGFPEGDLAVQRSLGALYNGGERLTPKEALDLSARWSPYRSYLVTYMFAAARNGLIQGSRPGRAVGP, from the coding sequence ATGTATACAGCCACTCACACGTTCAAGCCACAGCCGCCGTACGATTTCGATGCCTCCGCCAGCTTCGCCGTATATGGCCGAAGCAGGTACGCGGCCGACACGTTCGTCGATGGTGTTTTCGCGAGAGGACTGGTAGTAGGTGGAAAGTCGGTAGCACTGAGTGTTTGTTCCGTAGGTGAGACTGAGAGCCCTGAGTTAGAGGTCAGCCTTGCCGGTGACGAGCTGAGTGCAGATGAGCAGTCGAGAGTCCTGGACGTCGCGATAAGGTCTGTCGGCGCTCACGGCAATCTTCACAGCTTCTATGAATCGCTTGACGCTGACGACCCGATGACCGAATTTGCAGGTCAGTTTCGAGGCCTGGGGATCCCGCAGGCAGCGACGCCTTTCGAAGGGCTTGTGCTGTCTATTCTGGGTCAGCAGATCAGCAACGAGGTCGCCCGCGTGCTCAGGAACCTCCTTGTGGATACACTTGGAGGGTCCGTTTCCTCAGAAGGCTCAGAATACCGGATATTCCCTTCTCCGTTGACGATTGCGGAAGCTGGTACTGAGGTGTTGAGGGGTATTAAGTTCAGCGCGAGGAAGGCCGAGTACATAGTCGACATCTCTGCAAGCGTGGCTTCGGGCGATCTTGACCTGGACGCGATGGCTGACCTGTCAGACGAATCGATTGTCGAGGAGCTCGTCAAGCTGCGAGGCGTGGGCCCCTGGACGGCTCACTGGCTCCTGATTCGTGCTTTCGACCGACCGGATGGCTTCCCTGAAGGCGACCTCGCCGTCCAGCGATCACTCGGGGCACTCTACAATGGCGGTGAGCGGCTGACCCCTAAGGAGGCCCTTGATCTGTCTGCCAGATGGAGTCCGTACAGAAGCTACCTGGTTACGTACATGTTTGCCGCAGCCCGCAATGGTCTGATTCAGGGGAGTCGACCCGGTAGGGCTGTCGGGCCGTAG
- the queA gene encoding tRNA preQ1(34) S-adenosylmethionine ribosyltransferase-isomerase QueA, protein MKTSDFDYVLPQDLIAQKPVEPRDHSRLMLLDRKTGQTSHKMFYDLPDLLTEGDLLVFNDSRVFPARLYGRSEPSGRDIELLLLSRTGEGEWRALVKPGRRMRPGARFVVSGENGSGETNGEVVHMEPAGSRLVRFESEPHLLTIGHIPLPPYIHERLQDSDRYQTVYSKAEGSVAAPTAGLHFSDSLLERLDEIGVLRAFVTLHVGWDSFRPVTSEDPMEHEMHAEQWDLSSEAAEAINSARIEGRRIISVGTTAVRLLENAALVNPASDRLVSPGAGWVDLFISPGFEFRVIDGLVTNFHLPKSTLLMLVSAFSSREIILNAYETAVDERFRFYSFGDAMLLH, encoded by the coding sequence ATGAAGACCTCAGACTTCGACTACGTCCTGCCTCAGGACCTGATTGCCCAGAAGCCCGTAGAGCCCCGAGACCACTCGCGCCTCATGCTGCTTGACCGAAAGACGGGTCAGACATCTCACAAGATGTTCTATGACCTGCCGGACCTGCTAACCGAAGGCGACCTGCTCGTTTTCAATGACAGCAGGGTCTTTCCGGCAAGGCTCTATGGGAGGTCAGAACCGTCGGGTCGTGACATCGAATTACTGCTGCTATCACGCACTGGCGAAGGGGAATGGAGAGCGCTGGTTAAGCCCGGGCGTAGAATGAGGCCCGGAGCGCGCTTCGTCGTATCCGGAGAGAATGGAAGTGGCGAAACGAACGGTGAGGTTGTCCATATGGAGCCGGCCGGGTCCAGACTGGTTCGGTTCGAATCTGAGCCGCATCTCCTGACAATCGGACACATTCCGCTGCCTCCGTACATACATGAACGGTTGCAGGACAGTGATCGCTATCAGACTGTGTACTCCAAGGCTGAAGGAAGTGTGGCCGCTCCCACCGCCGGTCTTCATTTCAGCGATTCTCTTCTTGAACGTCTGGATGAAATCGGCGTGCTACGAGCATTCGTCACTCTTCACGTCGGATGGGACTCGTTCAGGCCGGTCACATCGGAAGACCCGATGGAGCATGAGATGCACGCCGAGCAGTGGGATCTGTCGAGTGAGGCTGCGGAAGCGATCAACTCGGCACGAATAGAAGGACGCAGGATCATCTCAGTTGGGACCACGGCGGTGAGGCTGCTGGAGAACGCGGCCCTCGTGAATCCTGCATCTGATCGGCTGGTGAGTCCTGGTGCCGGTTGGGTCGACCTGTTCATCTCACCTGGATTCGAGTTCAGGGTCATTGATGGTCTGGTAACGAATTTCCATCTGCCCAAGTCGACTCTGCTGATGCTCGTATCCGCCTTCTCCAGCAGAGAGATCATCCTGAACGCGTACGAGACGGCTGTCGATGAAAGATTTCGCTTCTACAGCTTCGGCGATGCGATGCTGCTACATTGA
- the garR gene encoding 2-hydroxy-3-oxopropionate reductase, which yields MPSGDVGFIGLGIMGRPMARNLMKAGYSLTVYDVVGSAIEEIVSDGAKPASSSAEVAASAPTVITMVPDSADSEAAILGPNGVLEGTSEGSVVIDMSSIAPASSQKIAAACEAQGVDFLDAPVSGGEPGAISATLAIMVGGKQEVFDAHMGLLEAVGSSIVLCGDYGAGNTTKLANQIIVAANIEAVGEALTLAKKAGLNPSTVLDAIKGGLAGSTVLNAKGPMMIEGNFEPGFRIVLHNKDLNNAIQTGRELGVGLPVTSLVQQMIVSLMNEGKGNADHSAIANFIEDMAGVKISGD from the coding sequence ATGCCAAGCGGCGACGTGGGATTCATCGGACTGGGCATCATGGGCAGGCCCATGGCCCGCAATCTTATGAAGGCCGGATACTCACTTACGGTCTACGACGTTGTCGGCTCGGCAATTGAGGAGATAGTCAGCGACGGCGCCAAGCCCGCATCATCATCGGCTGAAGTTGCCGCGTCTGCTCCGACCGTCATAACAATGGTCCCAGACTCGGCTGACTCCGAGGCGGCAATCCTGGGTCCCAATGGCGTTCTCGAAGGCACCTCCGAGGGTTCAGTAGTCATTGACATGAGCTCAATCGCGCCCGCGAGCTCCCAGAAGATCGCAGCCGCCTGCGAGGCGCAGGGCGTTGATTTTCTTGATGCCCCAGTATCCGGTGGTGAGCCTGGAGCGATTTCAGCTACGCTCGCGATCATGGTCGGCGGCAAGCAGGAAGTGTTCGATGCACACATGGGGCTGCTCGAAGCAGTCGGATCGAGCATCGTCCTCTGCGGAGACTACGGAGCCGGCAACACCACCAAGCTCGCAAACCAGATCATCGTTGCGGCGAACATCGAGGCCGTCGGTGAGGCGCTCACCCTGGCCAAGAAGGCGGGACTCAACCCATCGACAGTGCTAGATGCGATCAAGGGCGGCCTGGCAGGTTCCACCGTGCTCAACGCGAAGGGACCCATGATGATCGAAGGTAACTTCGAGCCCGGATTCAGGATTGTCCTTCACAACAAGGACCTGAACAATGCCATCCAGACCGGCAGGGAGCTTGGCGTAGGACTGCCGGTGACGTCACTCGTTCAGCAGATGATCGTCTCGCTAATGAATGAGGGCAAGGGCAACGCTGACCACTCGGCTATTGCCAACTTCATCGAGGACATGGCAGGGGTGAAGATCAGCGGCGACTAG
- a CDS encoding YihY/virulence factor BrkB family protein → MYLVRFILMCADAVNDFLGKNCQYIAGAIAFYTLFSMFPLVLAIVSIWGFFFPLEVERETMAEQMAEIIPVSSDFIGETMRGVVSARTITGVAAVFGLIWASSAAFGAIRKGINAAWGVTRTRPFIRERLIDLGLASGAGILMVFLLFVTPMVGTIQLLVKTAFPDVTYELIGNLITVVASPMITFGTLLLLYKHLPNTEVTFRDVWMGALIASLAIDGATWGFIWYVNTFPTYNVVYGPIGAIMALLSWVYVSAIILLFGALATSRYAQYVDQMGGEVRGLRLLWTGVSRVRMREWESGEVRA, encoded by the coding sequence GTGTACCTGGTTAGATTCATACTGATGTGCGCAGATGCCGTGAACGACTTTCTCGGCAAAAACTGCCAGTATATTGCGGGCGCAATTGCTTTCTACACGCTGTTCTCCATGTTTCCCCTCGTACTGGCGATAGTCTCCATCTGGGGTTTCTTCTTTCCCCTCGAGGTGGAACGGGAGACCATGGCCGAGCAGATGGCGGAGATCATCCCTGTCTCCTCGGATTTCATTGGCGAGACGATGAGAGGAGTGGTGTCCGCGCGCACGATAACCGGGGTCGCGGCGGTATTTGGACTGATATGGGCGTCCTCGGCTGCGTTCGGAGCGATTCGTAAGGGCATCAACGCGGCGTGGGGCGTCACAAGGACCAGGCCGTTCATCCGCGAGAGACTAATCGACCTTGGTCTGGCCTCTGGTGCCGGCATCCTGATGGTGTTTCTCCTCTTCGTAACGCCAATGGTCGGCACCATTCAGCTACTGGTGAAGACCGCTTTCCCAGATGTTACGTATGAACTAATAGGAAATCTAATTACGGTGGTCGCCTCTCCGATGATCACATTTGGGACATTGCTGCTGCTATACAAACATCTGCCGAATACCGAAGTAACCTTCAGGGACGTCTGGATGGGCGCCCTGATTGCCTCACTGGCAATTGATGGGGCTACTTGGGGTTTCATCTGGTACGTCAATACATTCCCGACATATAACGTTGTGTATGGACCAATTGGTGCGATCATGGCCCTTCTGAGCTGGGTGTATGTCTCAGCAATCATCCTGCTGTTCGGTGCCCTGGCCACTTCCAGGTATGCGCAATACGTGGATCAGATGGGCGGTGAAGTGCGCGGGCTTAGACTTCTGTGGACAGGAGTTTCACGAGTCAGAATGAGGGAATGGGAGTCCGGTGAAGTCCGGGCGTAG
- a CDS encoding OsmC family protein codes for MDDRPSSSVSLSWHNGFRFDSRDSHGHTVTLDAPQSEGDSFEGFMPGDMLLTALAGCSGIDVVNILSRQRQQVNGLEITVNGRQNPDPPWAWEDVSIHYTIRGADLNPRLVERAIDLSENRYCSIGATIGGVTRVSSSFEIVEG; via the coding sequence TTGGACGACAGGCCCAGCAGCAGTGTCAGTCTGTCCTGGCACAACGGATTCAGGTTCGACTCCAGGGACTCCCACGGTCACACCGTCACTCTCGACGCTCCCCAGTCGGAGGGCGACTCGTTCGAGGGCTTCATGCCTGGGGACATGCTTCTCACGGCTCTTGCGGGTTGCAGCGGCATTGACGTCGTCAACATCCTCAGCAGGCAGCGCCAGCAGGTGAATGGCTTGGAGATAACCGTGAACGGGCGCCAGAATCCCGATCCCCCTTGGGCATGGGAGGATGTCTCCATTCACTACACAATCCGAGGTGCCGACCTGAACCCGCGCCTTGTGGAGCGTGCAATCGATCTTTCTGAGAACAGGTACTGCTCAATCGGGGCCACCATAGGTGGTGTGACCCGAGTAAGCAGCAGTTTTGAAATCGTGGAAGGCTAA
- a CDS encoding deoxyguanosinetriphosphate triphosphohydrolase, with protein MSDAIASRLDDRESRLSPFAQRSVTSRGRRTPEIASAMRSEYQRDRDRILHTKAFRRLKHKTQVFIAPLGDHYATRLTHTLEVAQIARTIARALNLNEDLTEAIAMGHDLGHTPFGHVGEDELDDLYPGGFKHSEQSLRIVDRLEKEGQGLNLTWEVRQGILRHSKPRGDFLGIESVEELSLEAQICRISDAVAYLNHDLADAFRAGVLTQDRLPDQVADVLGTTHAERIDTMVSDIIAASWMASGELMAGHTGVEKTSDAPSIEMGDEVKSAFYTLREFMFDEVYIPTDRSPEGRAAREVMRLLYSHFDTNRDEIPAEYDHRSRSEDEAVVDFISGMTDHYAMRVAESIEPGITRPFKERT; from the coding sequence ATTTCGGACGCGATAGCCTCGCGTCTGGATGATCGAGAAAGCCGCCTCTCTCCATTCGCTCAGAGGTCGGTCACCAGTCGGGGTCGCAGGACGCCAGAGATTGCTTCGGCTATGCGGTCTGAGTACCAGCGCGACCGTGACCGTATTCTGCATACGAAGGCCTTTCGCAGGCTGAAGCACAAGACGCAGGTATTCATCGCGCCCCTTGGGGACCACTACGCCACAAGGCTTACGCACACTCTTGAGGTCGCCCAGATTGCGCGGACCATCGCGAGGGCGTTGAACCTCAACGAAGACCTCACTGAGGCGATCGCCATGGGCCACGATCTTGGTCACACGCCCTTCGGCCACGTTGGCGAGGACGAGCTCGATGACCTGTACCCCGGCGGCTTCAAGCACAGCGAGCAGAGCCTGAGAATAGTCGACCGACTGGAAAAAGAGGGGCAAGGGCTGAACCTCACATGGGAAGTCCGCCAGGGCATCCTTCGCCACTCGAAGCCGAGGGGAGACTTCCTTGGCATCGAATCGGTTGAGGAACTGAGTCTCGAGGCTCAGATATGCAGGATTTCAGACGCGGTCGCATACCTCAATCATGACCTCGCAGATGCCTTTCGGGCGGGAGTGCTGACCCAGGACCGACTTCCGGATCAGGTGGCAGATGTGCTGGGCACGACCCACGCGGAGCGCATCGACACGATGGTCTCAGACATTATCGCCGCCTCTTGGATGGCGTCGGGCGAGCTTATGGCTGGTCATACAGGGGTAGAAAAAACCAGCGACGCCCCTTCAATCGAGATGGGAGACGAGGTCAAGAGCGCCTTCTACACCCTGCGGGAGTTTATGTTCGACGAGGTGTACATCCCAACCGACCGCTCCCCGGAGGGCAGAGCAGCCCGCGAAGTCATGCGGCTCCTGTATTCACACTTCGACACTAACCGTGACGAGATCCCCGCTGAGTACGACCACCGCAGCCGGTCTGAGGACGAAGCGGTCGTGGATTTCATCTCCGGCATGACGGACCATTACGCGATGAGAGTCGCCGAAAGTATCGAGCCAGGAATAACACGGCCCTTCAAGGAGCGTACGTAA
- the dnaG gene encoding DNA primase → MSVVDDIRAKLDIVEVVAPYVTFQQSGRTLKANCPFHTERTPSFVVSPERQSWRCFGACAVGGDIFSFVMRAENMEFRDALKTLAQKAGVELQPSRVRAASNAAQSANNAAAEFYQEVLNSDRGKLARDYLDDRGVSQEARDKFQLGLSPDSWDGLVQHFKTFGVTREAALGAGLVRQTDDGRPYDFFRGRLMFPICDRDGNVIGFGARALDDSNPKYINTAATEAFDKRNTLYALHMATARIRQTGTAVIVEGYMDAIAAHEHGFSNVVASMGTALTENQVSQLRSLAQSYVLALDPDAAGQEATLRSLESSWRVFRSTVARRSPASQSVLSQYRPPELKIAELPEGQDPDALIRNDSQKWEETVAGAQPLLDYVIPALITRTDLSVQDNVVNIVSELARLINQLEDSDQYPYLEKLSSQLNIPIEILRASIGGRGGSQTRRRNGGAESQHAVELEVSESMLRSEAADTLEEYVLALLVQHSQLLEDLAEADPQFFRHSENRQLFTMLLTCPTIGELREGLDSVLAGLLGRLEQLELPPMSSTELQFVRNECLSRLEERHLRDFQFNLLQTDGPEVAPQRELTPQVQQVNRRLRELHSTGRK, encoded by the coding sequence ATGAGCGTAGTCGACGACATACGGGCGAAACTCGACATAGTCGAAGTTGTCGCGCCCTACGTCACGTTCCAGCAGTCCGGCAGGACGCTGAAGGCAAACTGTCCATTCCACACGGAACGGACACCGTCTTTCGTCGTCAGTCCTGAGCGGCAGAGTTGGCGATGCTTCGGCGCGTGCGCAGTTGGCGGAGACATCTTCAGCTTCGTAATGCGCGCCGAGAACATGGAATTCCGGGACGCGTTGAAAACGCTCGCCCAAAAGGCTGGCGTCGAGCTTCAGCCCAGCCGGGTTCGAGCGGCCTCAAACGCGGCACAGAGCGCCAACAACGCGGCAGCGGAGTTCTACCAGGAGGTACTGAATTCAGACCGAGGGAAATTGGCGCGAGACTACTTGGACGACCGAGGGGTTAGCCAGGAAGCGCGTGACAAGTTCCAGTTGGGGCTCAGTCCCGACTCGTGGGACGGTCTCGTTCAGCATTTCAAAACGTTTGGGGTCACGCGGGAGGCTGCCTTGGGTGCAGGTCTGGTCAGACAGACCGACGACGGACGACCTTACGACTTCTTCAGGGGCCGCCTGATGTTCCCGATCTGCGACCGCGATGGGAACGTAATCGGATTCGGAGCTCGGGCTCTGGACGACTCGAATCCCAAGTACATCAATACGGCTGCTACAGAGGCTTTCGACAAGCGAAATACCCTATACGCGCTTCACATGGCGACAGCCAGGATTCGACAGACAGGAACCGCCGTGATCGTGGAAGGCTACATGGACGCCATAGCGGCCCATGAGCACGGCTTTTCGAACGTAGTCGCATCCATGGGGACTGCTTTAACCGAGAACCAGGTGTCGCAGCTCAGATCGCTGGCACAGAGCTACGTTCTCGCGCTCGACCCGGACGCCGCCGGACAGGAGGCCACGCTTAGAAGTCTCGAGTCGTCGTGGCGAGTCTTTAGAAGTACCGTGGCGAGGCGCAGCCCTGCAAGTCAGAGTGTGCTGAGCCAGTACAGGCCTCCGGAACTGAAGATCGCAGAGCTTCCTGAAGGCCAAGACCCGGACGCGCTTATTAGAAACGACTCCCAGAAGTGGGAAGAGACTGTAGCAGGTGCACAGCCACTATTGGATTACGTTATACCGGCCTTGATCACCCGCACGGATTTGAGCGTGCAAGACAATGTCGTCAACATTGTCTCTGAACTAGCTCGCTTGATTAATCAACTCGAAGATTCAGATCAGTACCCATACCTCGAAAAGCTCTCAAGCCAGCTCAACATCCCTATCGAGATTCTGCGAGCCTCGATAGGAGGTCGAGGTGGTAGCCAGACACGAAGGCGGAACGGCGGGGCAGAATCTCAACATGCAGTGGAGCTAGAAGTCAGCGAGTCAATGCTCCGCAGCGAGGCTGCGGACACACTTGAAGAGTATGTTCTCGCGCTTCTTGTCCAGCATTCCCAGCTGCTCGAGGACCTAGCCGAGGCCGACCCGCAGTTCTTCCGACATTCTGAAAACCGCCAGCTATTTACCATGTTGCTGACCTGTCCTACAATTGGGGAACTGAGGGAGGGTCTGGACAGCGTTCTCGCTGGACTTCTGGGTCGACTGGAGCAGCTTGAGCTGCCGCCTATGTCGTCTACAGAGCTCCAATTTGTCCGAAACGAATGCCTTTCTCGCCTAGAGGAACGACACCTTCGCGATTTTCAATTCAATCTGTTGCAGACTGATGGCCCTGAAGTTGCTCCGCAACGCGAACTGACTCCCCAGGTCCAGCAGGTCAACCGTAGACTAAGGGAGTTACATTCCACCGGTAGAAAATAA